From Burkholderia pseudomultivorans, the proteins below share one genomic window:
- the panE gene encoding 2-dehydropantoate 2-reductase, with protein sequence MRILVVGAGAVGGYFGGRLAAAGRDVTFLVREARAAALARDGLVIRSPHGDLTLANVQTVRAGDAGAGVAPFDLVLLSCKAYSLDDAVASFAPFVGPQTLILPMLNGMRHLDVLRERFGAAQVLGGLCVIAATLDREQRIVHLNDTHGVTFGELAGGESPRVRALAGVLGGAGFDATLSDDIAARMWDKWVFLATLAASTSLLRGSVGDILAAPDGRRLLETMLDECSAIAAHNGYRPDPAAIERMQRMVLTPSPLTASMLRDVENRARVEADHVIGDLLARRDPQAGDTLSLLRIAYNHLKTYETRVARESSAA encoded by the coding sequence ATGCGAATTCTGGTAGTGGGCGCCGGCGCGGTCGGCGGGTACTTTGGCGGCCGGCTGGCGGCGGCGGGGCGCGACGTGACGTTTCTCGTGCGCGAAGCGCGCGCGGCCGCGCTCGCGCGCGACGGGCTCGTGATCCGCAGCCCGCACGGCGACCTGACGCTGGCGAACGTGCAGACCGTGCGCGCGGGCGACGCGGGCGCCGGCGTCGCGCCGTTCGATCTCGTGCTGCTGAGCTGCAAGGCATACAGCCTCGACGACGCGGTCGCGTCGTTCGCGCCATTCGTCGGGCCGCAGACGCTGATCCTGCCGATGCTCAACGGCATGCGTCATCTCGACGTGCTGCGCGAGCGCTTCGGCGCCGCGCAGGTGCTCGGCGGGTTGTGCGTGATCGCGGCGACGCTCGATCGCGAGCAGCGCATCGTGCACCTGAACGACACGCACGGCGTGACCTTCGGCGAGCTCGCGGGCGGCGAGTCGCCGCGCGTGCGCGCGCTGGCCGGCGTGCTCGGCGGCGCGGGCTTCGATGCGACGCTCAGCGACGACATTGCCGCCCGGATGTGGGACAAGTGGGTGTTCCTCGCGACGCTCGCCGCGAGTACGTCGCTGTTGCGCGGCTCGGTGGGCGACATTCTCGCCGCGCCGGACGGTCGCCGCCTGCTCGAGACGATGCTCGACGAGTGCAGCGCGATCGCCGCGCACAATGGCTACCGGCCCGATCCCGCCGCAATCGAACGGATGCAGCGGATGGTGCTGACGCCGTCGCCGCTCACCGCGTCGATGCTGCGCGACGTCGAGAACCGCGCACGCGTCGAGGCCGATCACGTGATCGGCGACCTGCTCGCGCGGCGCGATCCGCAGGCGGGCGACACGCTGTCGCTGCTGCGGATCGCCTACAACCATCTGAAGACTTACGAGACGCGCGTTGCGCGCGAAAGCTCGGCCGCGTGA
- a CDS encoding AraC family transcriptional regulator, giving the protein MMHPDLEVVEVRRDESFKVWSHGYPYRTIRWHFHPEFELHLIVATHGKYFVGDHIGSFGPGHLVLLGPNLPHNWVSDMAEGETVERRNLVIQFDPAFVRRCMDAFPECRDAQALLDDARRGVGFDAATSAAIAPLFDELLAARGMRRIALFMAILERLCVAAERTLLASPAYDQADVTPTRLSHALSYIGKNLASELRESDLAQLTGQSVSAFSRAFHRHTGLPFVQYVNRLRIEAACQMLLADHANITDICFQSGFNNVSNFNRQFRAVKGMTPSEFRALQRLNARSRELALHAAPTGNPRPPRVVTPGVPGLAPQPG; this is encoded by the coding sequence ATGATGCACCCCGATCTGGAAGTGGTCGAAGTGCGACGCGACGAGTCGTTCAAGGTCTGGTCGCACGGCTACCCGTATCGCACGATCCGCTGGCACTTCCATCCCGAGTTCGAACTGCACCTGATCGTCGCGACGCACGGCAAGTACTTCGTCGGCGACCACATCGGCTCGTTCGGCCCCGGCCATCTCGTGCTGCTCGGCCCGAACCTGCCGCACAACTGGGTCAGCGACATGGCCGAAGGCGAGACCGTCGAGCGCCGCAATCTGGTAATCCAGTTCGATCCCGCGTTCGTGCGCCGCTGCATGGACGCGTTTCCCGAATGCCGCGACGCACAGGCGCTGCTCGACGATGCGCGGCGCGGCGTCGGCTTCGATGCGGCGACGAGCGCCGCGATCGCACCGCTGTTCGACGAGTTGCTGGCGGCGCGCGGGATGCGCCGCATCGCGCTGTTCATGGCGATCCTCGAACGGCTTTGCGTGGCGGCCGAGCGCACGCTGCTCGCGAGCCCTGCGTATGACCAGGCCGACGTCACGCCGACGCGGCTCAGCCACGCGCTGTCGTATATCGGCAAGAATCTCGCGTCGGAGCTGCGCGAATCCGATCTCGCGCAGCTGACCGGGCAGAGCGTCAGCGCGTTCTCGCGCGCGTTCCATCGCCATACCGGCCTGCCGTTCGTGCAGTACGTGAACCGGTTGCGGATCGAGGCCGCCTGCCAGATGCTGCTCGCCGACCACGCGAACATCACCGACATCTGCTTCCAGTCCGGCTTCAACAACGTGTCGAACTTCAACCGCCAGTTCCGCGCGGTGAAGGGGATGACGCCGTCGGAATTTCGCGCGCTGCAGCGCCTGAACGCGCGCAGCCGCGAACTGGCGCTGCATGCCGCGCCGACCGGCAATCCGCGCCCGCCGCGCGTGGTGACGCCCGGCGTGCCCGGACTCGCCCCGCAGCCCGGATGA
- a CDS encoding substrate-binding domain-containing protein produces MTHASPASSPRRAARIATRTALAAAALLLAAAPAAQAAPLRIGMTFQELNNPYFVTMQKALNDAAASIGAQVVVTDAHHDVSKQVGDVEDMLQKKIDILLVNPTDSTGIQSAITQAKKAGAVVVAVDANANGPVDSFVGSKNYDAGVMSCDYLAKAIGGSGEVAILDGIPVVPILERVRGCKAGLAKYPNVKLVDTQNGKQERATALSVTENMISAHPKLKGIFSVNDGGAMGALAAIEGSGKDIKLTSVDGAPEAIAAIQKPNSKFIETTAQFPADQVRIALGIAIARKWGATVPKAIPVDVKVVDRSNAKGFSW; encoded by the coding sequence ATGACACACGCATCGCCCGCCTCATCGCCCCGCCGTGCTGCCCGGATTGCGACCCGCACCGCGCTCGCCGCCGCGGCCTTGCTGCTTGCCGCCGCACCGGCCGCGCAGGCCGCGCCGCTGCGCATCGGCATGACGTTTCAGGAACTCAACAACCCCTATTTCGTGACGATGCAGAAGGCGCTGAACGACGCGGCCGCGTCGATCGGTGCGCAGGTCGTCGTCACCGACGCGCATCACGACGTCAGCAAGCAGGTCGGCGACGTCGAGGACATGCTGCAGAAGAAGATCGACATCCTGCTCGTGAACCCGACCGACTCGACCGGCATCCAGTCCGCGATCACGCAGGCGAAGAAGGCGGGCGCGGTGGTCGTGGCCGTCGACGCGAACGCGAACGGCCCGGTCGATTCGTTCGTCGGCTCGAAGAACTACGACGCGGGCGTGATGTCGTGCGACTACCTTGCGAAGGCGATCGGCGGCAGCGGCGAAGTCGCGATCCTCGACGGCATCCCGGTCGTGCCGATTCTCGAGCGCGTGCGCGGCTGCAAGGCCGGCCTCGCGAAATACCCGAACGTGAAGCTCGTCGACACGCAGAACGGCAAGCAGGAGCGCGCGACCGCACTGTCGGTGACCGAGAACATGATCTCCGCGCACCCGAAGCTGAAGGGCATCTTCAGCGTCAACGACGGCGGCGCGATGGGCGCGCTCGCCGCGATCGAGGGCTCGGGCAAGGACATCAAGCTGACGAGCGTCGACGGTGCGCCCGAGGCGATCGCCGCGATCCAGAAGCCGAATTCGAAGTTCATCGAGACGACCGCGCAATTCCCCGCCGACCAGGTGCGCATCGCGCTCGGCATCGCGATTGCGCGCAAGTGGGGCGCGACGGTGCCGAAGGCGATCCCGGTCGACGTGAAGGTCGTCGACCGCAGCAACGCGAAGGGCTTCAGCTGGTGA
- a CDS encoding sugar ABC transporter ATP-binding protein, with protein sequence MGRDGAEGDPGRREGRRPQQREGLQLVNDVRRDAKGGGAFCTEKPMDTILRLSHITKSFPGVKALSDIDLEIARGEIHALLGENGAGKSTLMKILCGIHQPDAGTIEIDGAVRHFANYHDAVAAGIGIVFQEFSLIPHLDAVDNLFLGRELRGRWGLRDRARMRRTAAGLFARLGVSIDLDAPIGTLSVAQQQFVEIGKALSLDARLLILDEPTATLTPAEAEHLFAIMRELKRQGVAMIFISHHLDEIFAVCDRITVLRDGQYVATTDVARTDVEQLVRMMVGRRIESSFPPKPARAADAQPVLEVAELQIERDGPVNRFALHAGEILGFAGLVGSGRTETALAVIGATRAHRKDVRVRGIAAKLKDPADALRAGIGILPESRKTEGLVTSFSIRDNISLNNLGKYRSMRWLIDRRGEARTTHDVMRRVGVKAPSIHTEVATLSGGNQQKVVIARWLNHHTTVLIFDEPTRGIDVGAKAEIYGLMRELTARGYAIIMISSELPEIVGMCDRVAVFRQGRIEATLAGDEIDPDTVMTYATAGTRGATHETA encoded by the coding sequence GTGGGGCGCGACGGTGCCGAAGGCGATCCCGGTCGACGTGAAGGTCGTCGACCGCAGCAACGCGAAGGGCTTCAGCTGGTGAACGACGTGCGACGCGACGCGAAGGGCGGCGGCGCCTTTTGCACGGAGAAGCCGATGGACACGATACTCAGGCTCAGCCACATCACGAAAAGCTTTCCGGGCGTGAAGGCGCTGTCGGACATCGATCTGGAGATCGCGCGCGGCGAGATCCATGCGCTGCTCGGCGAGAACGGCGCGGGCAAGTCGACGCTGATGAAGATCCTCTGCGGCATTCATCAGCCGGATGCCGGCACGATCGAGATCGACGGCGCCGTGCGCCATTTCGCGAACTATCACGACGCGGTGGCGGCGGGCATCGGCATCGTGTTCCAGGAATTCAGCCTGATCCCGCACCTCGACGCGGTCGACAACCTGTTTCTCGGCCGCGAGCTGCGCGGACGCTGGGGCCTGCGCGACCGCGCGCGGATGCGCCGCACGGCGGCCGGCCTGTTCGCGCGGCTCGGCGTGTCGATCGATCTCGATGCGCCGATCGGCACGCTGTCGGTCGCGCAGCAGCAGTTCGTCGAGATCGGCAAGGCGCTGTCGCTCGACGCGCGCCTGCTGATTCTCGACGAGCCGACCGCGACGCTCACGCCGGCCGAGGCCGAACACCTGTTCGCGATCATGCGCGAGCTGAAGCGGCAGGGTGTCGCGATGATCTTCATCTCGCACCACCTCGACGAAATCTTCGCGGTGTGCGACCGCATCACGGTGCTGCGCGACGGCCAGTACGTCGCGACCACCGACGTCGCGCGCACCGACGTCGAGCAGCTGGTGCGGATGATGGTCGGGCGGCGCATCGAGAGCAGCTTTCCGCCGAAGCCCGCACGCGCGGCCGACGCGCAGCCGGTGCTGGAGGTCGCGGAACTGCAGATCGAACGCGACGGCCCCGTGAACCGTTTTGCGCTGCATGCGGGCGAGATCCTCGGCTTCGCCGGGCTGGTCGGCTCGGGCCGCACCGAAACCGCGCTCGCGGTGATCGGCGCGACGCGCGCGCACCGCAAGGACGTGCGCGTGCGCGGCATCGCGGCGAAGCTGAAGGACCCCGCCGACGCGCTGCGCGCGGGTATCGGCATTCTGCCGGAAAGCCGCAAGACGGAAGGGCTCGTCACGTCGTTCTCGATCCGCGACAACATCTCGCTGAACAACCTCGGCAAGTACCGGTCGATGCGCTGGCTGATCGACCGCCGCGGCGAGGCGCGCACGACGCACGACGTGATGCGGCGCGTCGGCGTGAAGGCGCCGTCGATCCACACCGAGGTCGCGACGCTGTCCGGCGGCAATCAGCAGAAGGTCGTGATCGCGCGCTGGCTCAATCATCACACCACCGTGCTGATCTTCGACGAGCCGACGCGCGGCATCGACGTCGGCGCGAAAGCGGAAATCTACGGGCTGATGCGCGAACTCACCGCGCGCGGCTACGCCATCATCATGATCTCGTCCGAGCTGCCGGAAATCGTCGGCATGTGCGACCGCGTCGCCGTGTTCCGGCAAGGGCGCATCGAGGCGACGCTCGCCGGCGACGAGATCGATCCCGACACGGTCATGACCTATGCCACGGCCGGCACGCGAGGAGCGACCCATGAAACTGCCTGA
- a CDS encoding ABC transporter permease, producing MKLPDSPSSSTPSTTLAAAAGNGDAPPPRAIWTQLRRSTLFYPLVGLVVVCIAMMIASPGFLSAANLENVLRQVSINAIIAVGMTCVILTGGIDLSVGSVMALSGTLAAGLMVAGVNAVAALAIGIAVGFGFGFLNGVFVAFAGMPPIIVTLATMGIARGLALIYTGGYPIDGLPDWVAFFGSGKVLGIQAPVLIMLAVYAIAWLLLERMPFGRYVYAIGGNEQATRLTGVRVARVKLIVYTLAGVTSALAAIVLTGRLMSGQPNAGVGFELDAIAAVVMGGTSISGGRGAILGTLVGALLLGVLNNGLNMIGVNPYVQNVIKGGIILLAIYISRERAR from the coding sequence ATGAAACTGCCTGATTCTCCTTCCTCTTCCACGCCTTCCACGACGCTCGCGGCCGCCGCCGGCAACGGCGACGCGCCGCCGCCCCGCGCGATATGGACGCAGTTGCGGCGCTCGACGCTGTTCTATCCGCTCGTCGGCCTCGTCGTCGTCTGCATCGCGATGATGATCGCGAGCCCCGGCTTCCTGTCGGCCGCGAACCTGGAGAACGTGCTGCGCCAGGTGTCGATCAACGCGATCATCGCGGTCGGCATGACCTGCGTGATCCTGACCGGCGGCATCGACCTGTCGGTCGGCTCGGTGATGGCGCTGTCGGGCACGCTCGCGGCCGGGCTGATGGTCGCGGGCGTCAACGCGGTCGCCGCGCTCGCGATCGGCATCGCGGTCGGCTTCGGGTTCGGCTTCCTGAACGGCGTGTTCGTCGCGTTCGCGGGGATGCCGCCGATCATCGTCACGCTCGCGACGATGGGCATCGCACGCGGCCTCGCACTGATCTATACGGGCGGCTATCCGATCGACGGGCTGCCCGACTGGGTCGCGTTCTTCGGCAGCGGCAAGGTGCTCGGCATCCAGGCGCCGGTGCTGATCATGCTGGCGGTCTACGCGATCGCGTGGCTGCTGCTCGAACGCATGCCGTTCGGCCGCTATGTCTATGCGATCGGCGGCAACGAGCAGGCGACGCGCCTCACCGGCGTGCGCGTCGCGCGCGTGAAGCTGATCGTCTACACGCTGGCCGGCGTGACGTCGGCGCTTGCCGCGATCGTGCTCACCGGCCGGCTGATGAGCGGCCAGCCGAACGCGGGCGTCGGTTTCGAGCTCGACGCGATCGCGGCCGTCGTGATGGGCGGCACGTCGATCTCGGGCGGGCGCGGGGCGATTCTCGGCACGCTGGTCGGTGCGCTGCTGCTCGGCGTGCTCAACAACGGGCTGAACATGATCGGCGTGAATCCGTACGTGCAGAACGTGATCAAGGGCGGAATCATCCTGCTCGCGATTTATATCAGCCGCGAGCGGGCGCGATAG
- a CDS encoding alcohol dehydrogenase catalytic domain-containing protein — protein MTTPEAQPRMTAVVCHGPEDYRVEQVDKPRAGPNELVIRIAACGICASDCKCYTGAKMFWGGPNPWVKAPVIPGHEFFGYVEALGDGAAEHFGVAPGDRVIAEQIVPCGKCRYCKSGQYWMCEVHNIFGFQREVADGGMAEYMRIPPTAIVHKIPLGVSLEDAAIIEPLSCAIHTVNRGDIQLDDVVVIAGAGPLGLMMTQVAHLKTPKKLVVIDLIDERLALAREYGADVTINPKHDDAREIVRALTDGYGCDVYIETTGAPVGVNQGLDLIRKLGRFVEFSVFGEDTTADWSIIGDRKELDVRGAHLGPYCYPVAIDLLARGLVTSKGIVTHGFALEDWDDAIRIAKSPESIKVLLKPAR, from the coding sequence ATGACGACACCCGAAGCCCAGCCGCGGATGACCGCGGTCGTCTGCCACGGCCCCGAGGACTATCGCGTCGAACAGGTCGACAAGCCGCGCGCAGGCCCGAACGAACTCGTGATCCGCATCGCCGCGTGCGGAATCTGCGCAAGCGACTGCAAGTGCTATACGGGCGCGAAGATGTTCTGGGGCGGCCCGAACCCGTGGGTGAAGGCACCCGTGATTCCCGGCCACGAATTCTTCGGCTACGTCGAGGCGCTCGGCGACGGCGCGGCCGAGCACTTCGGCGTCGCGCCCGGCGATCGCGTGATCGCCGAGCAGATCGTGCCGTGCGGCAAGTGCCGCTACTGCAAGTCCGGCCAGTACTGGATGTGCGAGGTGCACAACATCTTCGGCTTCCAGCGCGAGGTGGCCGACGGCGGGATGGCCGAATACATGCGCATTCCGCCGACCGCGATCGTCCACAAGATTCCGCTTGGCGTATCGCTCGAGGATGCTGCAATCATCGAACCGCTGTCGTGTGCGATCCATACCGTGAATCGCGGCGATATCCAGCTCGACGACGTCGTCGTGATCGCCGGCGCGGGCCCGCTCGGGTTGATGATGACGCAGGTCGCGCACCTGAAGACGCCGAAGAAGCTCGTCGTGATCGACCTGATCGACGAGCGGCTCGCGCTCGCGCGCGAGTACGGCGCCGACGTGACGATCAACCCGAAGCACGACGATGCGCGCGAGATCGTTCGCGCGCTCACCGACGGCTACGGCTGCGACGTCTACATCGAAACGACCGGCGCGCCGGTCGGCGTGAACCAGGGGCTCGACCTGATCCGCAAGCTCGGGCGCTTCGTCGAATTCAGCGTGTTCGGCGAGGACACGACCGCCGACTGGTCGATCATCGGCGATCGCAAGGAACTCGACGTGCGCGGCGCGCATCTGGGCCCTTACTGTTATCCGGTGGCGATCGACCTGCTCGCGCGCGGGCTCGTCACGTCGAAGGGCATCGTCACGCACGGTTTCGCGCTGGAGGACTGGGACGACGCGATCCGCATCGCGAAATCGCCGGAATCGATCAAGGTGCTGCTGAAGCCGGCCCGCTGA
- a CDS encoding FGGY-family carbohydrate kinase, protein MEYVIGVDIGTQSTKALLVDRHGTIVARRSAGYRPDTPRPLWAEQWPQVWFDAVLDCIAGCVDDARAQGVPADAIRAVCMSSLYGGSGIPVDSEMRPIHPCLIWMDRRATAEVDWVNANVNVGRLRAITGNGVDSYYGFTKMLWLREQRPEAWANVRYFLPPNAYVIYLLTGEVAVDHSSAGNLGGVYDVARREWSDDALDMLGIPATMMPERLVDSTEIVGGLLSQWTERLGLVAGTPVVAGGVDASVATFAAGATRAGQHVAMIGTSMCWGYVSQHVDARHGLVSMPHVFDGQRDLYVFGGAITAGASVAWFRDQFCHAEIDAARALPHGDPHVLLEEAAARVPAGADGVLFLPYLMGERSPVWDAKASGAFVGLSLAHTRAHLYRAVLEGVAFALRHNIEAGRRGAAVLDDRLIVVGGAAHSALWMQIIADVTGFPVWTIEEDVEAAMGAALLAAVGAGLVSRQDAQGGWVTLVERARPDPARAGLYAARFELYTSLYPALRPIMHGLQTPS, encoded by the coding sequence ATGGAATACGTCATTGGCGTCGACATCGGCACGCAGAGCACCAAGGCGCTGCTCGTCGACCGGCACGGCACGATCGTTGCGCGGCGCTCGGCTGGCTATCGGCCCGATACGCCGCGCCCGCTGTGGGCCGAGCAATGGCCGCAGGTGTGGTTCGACGCGGTGCTCGACTGCATCGCGGGCTGCGTGGACGATGCGCGCGCGCAGGGCGTACCGGCCGACGCGATCCGCGCGGTGTGCATGAGCAGCCTGTACGGCGGCTCGGGCATTCCGGTCGACAGCGAGATGCGGCCGATCCACCCGTGCCTGATCTGGATGGACCGGCGCGCGACCGCGGAAGTCGACTGGGTGAACGCGAACGTCAATGTCGGGCGGCTGCGCGCGATCACGGGCAACGGCGTGGACAGCTACTACGGCTTCACGAAGATGCTGTGGCTGCGCGAACAGCGCCCGGAGGCATGGGCGAACGTGCGTTATTTCCTGCCGCCGAACGCGTACGTGATCTACCTGCTGACCGGCGAGGTCGCGGTCGATCACAGCTCGGCCGGCAACCTCGGCGGCGTATACGACGTCGCGCGTCGCGAGTGGTCGGATGATGCGCTCGACATGCTCGGCATTCCGGCGACGATGATGCCGGAGCGGCTCGTCGATTCGACGGAGATCGTCGGCGGGCTGCTGTCGCAGTGGACCGAACGGCTTGGGCTGGTCGCCGGCACGCCGGTCGTCGCGGGCGGCGTCGATGCGTCCGTCGCGACGTTCGCGGCCGGCGCCACGCGCGCCGGGCAGCACGTCGCGATGATCGGCACCAGCATGTGCTGGGGCTATGTGAGCCAGCACGTCGATGCGCGTCACGGGCTCGTCAGCATGCCGCACGTGTTCGACGGGCAGCGCGACCTGTACGTGTTCGGCGGCGCGATCACGGCCGGCGCATCGGTCGCGTGGTTTCGCGACCAGTTTTGCCACGCGGAGATCGACGCGGCGCGTGCGTTGCCGCACGGCGATCCGCACGTGCTGCTCGAAGAAGCCGCCGCGCGCGTGCCGGCCGGTGCGGACGGCGTGCTGTTCCTGCCGTATCTGATGGGCGAACGCAGCCCGGTGTGGGATGCGAAGGCGAGCGGCGCGTTCGTCGGGCTGAGCCTCGCGCATACGCGGGCGCACCTGTATCGCGCGGTGCTCGAAGGCGTCGCGTTCGCGCTTCGACACAACATCGAGGCCGGCCGCCGCGGCGCGGCCGTGCTCGACGACCGGTTGATCGTCGTCGGCGGTGCCGCGCACTCCGCGCTGTGGATGCAGATCATCGCCGACGTGACGGGTTTTCCGGTATGGACGATCGAGGAGGACGTCGAAGCCGCGATGGGCGCTGCGCTGCTGGCGGCGGTCGGGGCCGGGCTCGTGTCGAGGCAAGATGCGCAGGGCGGCTGGGTCACGCTCGTCGAGCGCGCGCGCCCCGATCCCGCTCGCGCAGGCCTGTATGCGGCGCGCTTCGAACTCTACACGTCGTTGTATCCGGCACTCCGGCCGATCATGCACGGGCTGCAGACACCATCATGA
- a CDS encoding SDR family oxidoreductase: MKTRFDFDGSRVLVTGASSGIGRACAVALAQAGARVVAAARDAAALAALADETGCDTLRVDVGGDEQAIDAALAAHAAFDGLVNCAGVASLEPALDIDAAGFDRVMAVNARGAALVARSVARKMIARDGGGRRSGGERAGGSIVNVSSQAALVGLPAHLSYCASKAAMDAITRVLCIELGPHGIRVNSVNPTVTLTPMAQFAWSEPEKRAPMLASIPLGRFAEPDEVVAPILFLLSDAASMISGASLPIDGGYTAR; this comes from the coding sequence ATGAAGACGCGATTCGATTTCGACGGTTCACGCGTGCTCGTCACGGGCGCATCGAGCGGGATCGGGCGTGCCTGCGCGGTCGCGTTGGCGCAGGCGGGCGCACGGGTCGTCGCGGCAGCGCGCGACGCGGCTGCACTCGCCGCGCTCGCCGACGAGACGGGCTGCGACACGTTGCGTGTCGATGTCGGCGGCGACGAGCAGGCGATCGATGCGGCGCTCGCGGCACACGCGGCGTTCGACGGGCTCGTCAATTGCGCGGGCGTCGCGTCGCTCGAGCCGGCGCTCGATATCGACGCGGCAGGCTTCGATCGGGTCATGGCCGTGAATGCGCGCGGCGCGGCGCTGGTCGCGCGATCGGTCGCACGGAAGATGATCGCGCGCGACGGTGGTGGTCGCCGCAGCGGCGGTGAGCGTGCAGGCGGCAGCATCGTCAATGTCTCGAGCCAGGCCGCGCTCGTCGGCTTGCCCGCGCATCTGAGCTACTGCGCGTCGAAGGCCGCGATGGATGCGATTACGCGCGTGCTGTGCATCGAACTCGGGCCGCACGGGATTCGCGTGAACAGCGTGAACCCGACCGTCACGCTGACGCCGATGGCGCAGTTCGCGTGGAGCGAGCCGGAGAAACGCGCGCCGATGCTGGCGTCGATTCCGCTGGGACGATTCGCGGAGCCCGACGAGGTGGTCGCGCCGATCCTGTTCCTGCTGAGCGATGCGGCGTCGATGATCAGCGGCGCGTCGCTGCCGATCGATGGCGGATATACGGCGCGATAG